The Watersipora subatra chromosome 7, tzWatSuba1.1, whole genome shotgun sequence genomic interval GGTACAACAAGCATTAATCTGTACATCCAAAACATACACTAATACTACCACAGCAGGAGGCTTCTAACACTACTCacataaaagtttattattttagCTCAGGGCTTACCGGTGAATATATTTGCTTTCTTCTAAATATTTACATGCAGACACAATTTGGCTCGCTATTTTTATCAGGTCACCAAACAGCAGAGCTGGTGTGGAAGTCTGCAAACAATAtacatatgaaataattatttgtataaCATAGGCCATTTGTCAAGCATTGTCACTTGTCAAACATTACATCTGCATCCTTCCCTCTCACGGAAGAAGGTTACAGTtatgggggtcctaccacacaaagctgtcgtcagaatagtcactattaaaatcactgtcgtcacttttaaaatcactgtcgtcacttttaaaatcactgtcacctttttcaaattggtaaccaaaacaacctctttcttcacattcgttattttaatacaaatatctatactggtggcactgggttgcgttaaaaatctgaaactcgctaggtttgaacttctgctaaccaaaagcatggctcaaccagcgaccttcacaaacatattagtgatgtttgggagtgttgctgattactccgcgaagagtgacagccgtcttaggtttttagagctatatttcttgtactgaaaatagaccgagattgcctttaataatcactgtcagtcacagacttggaaacggatttgcagtcaatgtcgtggcatttcattgctttaattatttggcagtctataaatgctgggccagatgcttcaaaccaaaactagtgaagtttcggttgaccgtggtgatttatgaacaaataataagttagtaacggtacggcaacacgtaacaaaatttccgttggttctaaccaaaatcacgaaatgattgaaacacagaattattctgcgctgctagaatcgtgctagcgagcacgatctcagcagcttttgcaattagtatagtccaagagacgtataatgacacacaatagtaaaagtataattgcaaatcaacatagtacacacgatgcaactgcttagatttcgttattgaatgtatttattgtttgggcgctatagctacaatttgtttattttttaattatatttcctttttagcagcaaaagatTTGTGTAGAGAATGtcgacatctctagcgcaaacaagtcagttgcatcgtatttactttgataactttctgtaataattttcttgtgtgtcgcattatgttttcggactacatatatcttaaaatttgctaaagtcgtGTTCGCCAACTAATAATAGTGCGACTtagacagttacatcgtgtgttctatgttgaaatgctttcgtatttttattgtgtgtcacggtacatgtcttggactatactaattgctaaagctgctggaatcgtgctcgctaataatttctttaatctgttaaaagcgttcgtcgacaaactcggtgggcatgcacagctcaaataattctgtgaatttcgaccgattaattctgcgtttttcgtgattttggccagaactccgaaccaacgaaaaattcgttacgtgcagccgtacctttagtaatcttatttacgcaatcctcgtcacctgcattggtaaatggtcgtctcgtctgtcactttttaaatatccctgtcgtcgcgtcgtcagaatcgtcacaaaacatgggaggacccccagtTATCATATTTCCGTAATCAAAATATTCAACAGTACAATAACTTACGTTTTGAGAACGCTATCCAAGAGTATTAGTTTTCGCAAACAAGCATACTATTTATTGAAGTATCACCTATTCAACATTGCACCATTGTGTTAGTGTGCTACCATTTTTAGACTTATACCCATAAGCAAAAGAAATCCTCTACTGTGTTTTGTAAATGGATGTACCCCGACTTAATATTTCAATTAACCTACAGCAATCGTACTCTATATTTAAACACTGCAGCGACTGCCGTTAGCTCAGTTTAAACGGAACATTTGAAGTTTAAGTAAGAGCTGGAGCTCTTATACTCTATTTGTAGTGAGGCCAGGCATAGCCACAATGGTTGCTACAACAGTTATCAGAAAGAAATACTCGGTATATGTATAAAACATCATTACAAAACATATTAGCCTAGTTCtggtaacaataaaaaacatttttaaactacAGCAAGCATTATTCATGTTTATGcatgtttttcaaaaatttgaagTCAGTATTTTGTAAGGAGAACATTTAGTAGCAGTATGTAAAAGAGCAATATATAAAGAGGCTGTTAAGAGTTGTGTACTCCTGCTATCCTATAACAGCGCTCATATCTCCATTAAAAATACTTCTGCTAGCTATCTCTACATAACTAATGCTAACTGCTTAAAAACAGATAGTTTTCGCCTCATGTTAGCCTTTTCTGAGCTTGATAGTCAGCCATTGAGTTTGCTTTGATAATGCTGTAAGTATAACCTACCTGTTCATTGGGTCTGTTCTCTTTAAGAAAAGTAAGTAAGTCACCTCCCCTCAGTACATCCATGGCTATTCCAATAATACCATTAGACAGCTCACACACTCCTATTATCTTTATGATGTTAGGGTGGTTGAATGAGCTgtgaaaaatataatatttctaTCATCAACCTCAACAAAAAACGCTGTTCAGTGTGTTAAAACATTCTTTGAACACTCACCAAGCGGGTGAGTAACACTCAGTACCACTCAGAGCGGGTAAGTAACATGACAAGAGTCAAGTTTGAGTTAAAAGTTAAGATTAATATAGTAAGTATGGCTCAGGTCTAGTAACTTTAATATCACAACTAGAGGCTTCAACTAACTTGATGGTCTTCGCTTCCTGTAAAAACTCAGCACGAGTCTGCGGTGAGTTGTCTTTTGGCTTTTTTATGGCAACCGTCATCTCTGGACTATTCCATGAATCAGTCAAGGCCAGCCTTGCTTCAAAGACAGTGCTGAATCGACCTTCACCAAGGTGactataaaaacacaaaagactAAATTCTAAAAGCTCTAACATAGTCACACCTCTACTTACAACCCCCTCACCATATGAATTATCTAGTGTGTTGATATGATGCgtaagcaaatattttatttcactcTAAAAATAATTCCCAACATACAATTCTTGAGAATGCTTAAAATATTGCAGTTGACAGGtaaaaaaaaccataaaacaatataaaaatggTACAAACCATATtagctaaattattttaaactaaAGTGTTTAAATTAAACTGTCCTACACCGTGTAACACCATACCTAACTCTATTTTCAAACTTATGCGTTGCTAAGCCTACTTTTCTTATTTGATTTCCCTAaggtaaatttttattaattttaatttaagtaATTTggtttgtataaataatatagtttttaaaaatcagctttcaGAGAGTTAagtaaaatgtaattttttgatGCTATGTATAAATTACCCGCAATATTTATTATGGTATAAAATGAATCAAACAAATTGCAGTGTGTTTTTATGAGCctattatttttaatacatgATAGTTTAATATGCATGTTGAATTGTTCTTATATTACAAAAGCACTTTGTGAGGTATAAAACTAAACTAGCACAGCAAAAAGAATAGATACTTTTCTCAACAGACTTCAACAACATTTAGGCTTGAAGagagaaataataataataacaacactgAAGTAGACGAAGGTGAGGTGCTGAGACATATGAGAAGGATAGGGGAGACATATGAGAAGGATAGAGGAGACATATGAGAAGGATAGGGGAGACATATAAGAAGGATAGAGAAGACATATCAGAAGGATAGAGGAGACATATAAGAAGGATAGGGGAGACATATGAGAAGGATAGGGGAGACATATAAGAAGGATAGGGGAGACATATGAGAAGGATAGGGGAGACATATAAGAAGGATAGAGGAGACATATAAGAAGAATAGGGGAGACATATAAGAAGGATAGGAGAGACATATAAGAAGGATGGAGGAAACATATGAGAAGGATAGGGGAGACATATGAGTAGGATAGGGGAAACATATAAGAAGAATAGGGGAGACATATGAGAAGAATAGGGGAGACATATGAGAAGGATAGAGGAGACATATGAGAATGATAGGGGAGACATATAAGAAGGATAGAGAAGACATATCAGAAGAATAGAGGAGACATATGAGAAGGATAGGGGAGACATATGAGAAGGATGGAGGAGACATATGAGAAGGATAGGGGAGACATATGAGAAGGATAGGGGAGACATATAAGAAGGATAGGGGTGACATATGAGAAGGATAGGGGAGACATATAAGAAGAATAGGGGAGACGTATAAGAAGGATAGGGGAGACATATAAGAAGAATAGGGGAGACATATGAAAAGGATAGGGGAGACATATAAGAAGGATAGGAGAGACATATGAGAAGGATAGAGGAGACATATGAGAAGAATAGGGGAGACATATAAGAAGGATAGGGGAGACATATAAGAAGAATAGGGGAGACATATGAGAAGGATAGGGGAGACATATAAGAAGGATAGGGGAGACATACGAGAAGGATAGGGGAGACATATAAGAAGGATAGGGGAGACATATGAGAAGGATAGGAGAGACATATAAGAAGGATAGAGGAGACATGTAAGAAGAATAGGGGAGACATATAAGAAGGATAGGAGAGACATATAAGAAGGATAGAGGAGACATATGAGAAGAATAGGGGAGACATACAAGAAAGATGGAGGAGACATATGAGAAGGATAGGGAGACATATGAGAAGGATAGGGGAGACATATGAGAAGGATAGGGGAGACATATGAGAAGGATAGAGGAGACATATGAGAAGAATAGGGGAGACATATAAGAAGGATAAGGGAGACATATGAAGAATAGGGGAGACATATAAGAAGGATAGAGAAGACATATAAGATACCGTATCATTGTGATCCTTTCTTCAGGAAGTGCATCTGGTAGTCCGTCATATGCTGCATATGTGGGATTGACATCCATCTTCAGTTGTGGGTGATTTTCAGAAAATTGGTGCTTATATCGGTAATCCCCAGTTTTCTTTAGCTGTCGTATAGCTGTATACACGTACAGCTTATATAAGTATAATGATTTATTTGCATTACTCCCACAAACCGTTACCATAGCAGTTTAGATATTGAATAAACTCTAAAATAAGGTAACACAGTTTTTTTAGAATGAGCACCTACATGGTGCTAGTGTTTATTACAGGAAATATAATAACTAACGGTTATATCACAGGCTATGTTATTAAACTTTGTGTTAGTACAGGTGGTACTACTACGTGTTATGCTCTTTTAAGCTGTTCTATTGCAAGTTACAGTATTCCAAGCAGCATGGGTGCACAATGTTGTTTCTATAGTTATAGAGTCAATTATCGCTAAATGACATAATCAGAGGTTGGCGTGTTACAGCTTATAATTATTCTAACTCAGTATAAACTCAGGCTACTTATTTTTAACTATATTCCTTCAGGCTACCGTATTACAGGCTTATATAATCACATTTATAAGTCTAAGTAGCAACCTTACCATAAACCAGGCAGAAACTCAAGACAAGAGCGATGGCACCAGAAGTAACAGAAACAATGATAATAGCCGGTCGTGATTTGGAGCTCTGTGGTAggactaaaaataaaacaagatcAGCATCAGCGTACTGCATTATCAATCTCTCACCTACTCAATACTTCTTATATTACGTATTTTGAATGCCCAGTTCTACTCCACCTTCTTTTTACTGTAGATCTAGACTGTGGCCCATGCTTGTATGATTGATAATTATACAATGCCATGGCAACTAGTAGAGATGGAATGAACTCTAATATGCCACAGTAATATTAGTGAGCACACATTGTCAAATTCACCTGTTGGTACATGCCATCTGCTAATATATGTCACCTGTTGGTACATGTCGCCTGTTGGTACATTGGTACATGTCACCTGTTGGTACATTGGTGCATACCATCTATTGGTACATGTCACCTGTTTTTACATGTTACCTGTTGATACCTGTCACCTTTTGGTATATGTCACCTATTGGTACATGTGAACTATTGCAATAATGAGGTGTTTCTATGTAGTCCTTAGCAGCTAATGAATAGTTTATTAAACTTACTACTAGGCGTTTCACATTTGTAAAGGTGATGTTTGGGAACCCATTTGCTGTTGCAAAGGCACTGATAGTCAGAATAGCTGCCATCTAACCATTGGCATGGCCTGTCATTGCATCCACATGGAGGTGGTTGCTCTGTGACCTCCACAAAGCCTTGTGGGTATTTGGGATTAAACGGGTCCCTTTGTTTTAATGCTTGGTACTCAATGAGACGACTGTTCCAAAATGAGGTTCCCTGGGAGCCAGCCGAGACGGAACTGTCATCTTTGGAAGCTGATCCTCCTACATGCATGGTATAATATGTAAATGATTGAGATGAAACTTTTTTGATAACTTGTCATATCAGCTCTTTTTACCCTATCACAGCAAGGGTCAAACTGGAGTGGTTTGTTAGATTGAAGAatctatataaaacatttgcACCCATAAATCACTTTCCACAaagctaatttttttacaaactaaGACTGACACTGGCGCTGTTTCTTCAACAGCTAGTAAAAGTCTCACGACATCGGGTCGGGAAGCTATTTAAAAACTTGAACAGAATGCAGCTGTAAGTCATGAAAACTCATAAAACTAGAAGGCAAATCTGATATAACTTCCACAAAATCCTTTATCTGACCGACAGCAGTTAACCTGAGTCAGAAAGCAACACTgttcagctacatgtatattgtgtgAGTTCAGACTCAGATGAGTAGGTTCACAGATACAGTAcgatcatgtacatgtaagtaggcATTCTTCTAGTAGCCACAGTTGCAGATGGCTGTATTGCCAGATGGTTTCAAGAAAGTTATAATTACATTTATCCAGGACAGAGTTATTTTATTTAGCCAATCCGAAAGcacaataattttttagattATGGCTTTCACAGTAGATATGTAACCACGTAAATATGCATTCTAACTGCACAACACTCTGAAAATCTTAGTTGGGTGATCTGTGTATTATCCTGTGATTTTATCCAACATTTGCTCTGAACACATTTTTAACAAAGCCGGATAAAATCATAAACGATTACATACGTATACACTtgatgtatgtacatacaacaAGGAGTACACTGAATGCACGTACATAAAACAAGGAGTACACTAGATGTATCTACATTCACCAGGATTACACCTGGTAAATGTAGATGAGATTAGGAGTACATTTTGCATTTAGATGTGAAATTTAATTCATATTCTAAATAATACCTTTTACATAGAAGCATAAATTTAGTAGTCTACCCTAGCATCCTAGTATCCTAGTACCCTAGTACCCTAGTATCCTAGTATCCTAGTACCCTAGTACCCTAGTACCCTAGTATCCTAGTATCCTAGTACCCTAGTATCCTAGTAGTCTACCCTAGTACCCTAGTATCCTACCTACTCCACACCTTAGCAGCCTCTCTTTAGATTAGTTATTACAAAACATGATTAAACTTTCAGCATTACCGGATAGTTTTGCTTACCCTGATAACCCCCACCTCCTCCTCCTGCTGTGCACCCACCGCCGCCTCCACCGAATCCTCCCGGAGtgttaaagtatttattatatttctcACAGCCTTGACCTCCTAAAAAGCTTGTATTATTTTTGCGTAGCAAATTGAGATGTTGAGCATCTTGTTGTAGCGGAGTCCAACTTGGATTAACCTGAAGAGAGCCTCCAATTCctgaaaaacacataaaatcagTTGTGTTGTATTTTACCTTTCCTCTCTAGCCACTTGTACTTACTGTTAATCAACTATTCATCACGCTGTCACCCCAAtactatttttaaaagtttgcatTCCAAGTAGTTTgtataagatctcttctttatATTCATAAGAAATACCTGGTCTGATGGGGTATTCGGGGCAGCTGCTGTTGTCACAGTCGACTGCCATTAGTGCCTCAAGGTCTTCAGGACCTGTTTGATCTATCCGACCCATGCCACCACCACCTCCAGCAATTGCCAGTAATATCATAGTACCATTTCTTTCCTGTGGTAAAGTAATTGATGATTTACTCAAAACTgtcttttttacaaaaaagcacacacaaatttgaaaaaaacctAAACATCTTGAATTGTAAAAGAATGTTCGTAAGCACGGGTTAaccattattataaaaaaatgaagATAGACAGTAGAAGAAAATACAATAAGGAATGCTTCTTCTTCACACCTGTATGTCACAAATGCTCAGAGTACCTAATACTATTCCACAGTTGTTATCCTCCTCTGAGGAAATTATTTAGTGCTCCCCGCCAACCTACATCGAGTAACTTACCAAATACACTAAAGAGGCTCCTCCACCCCCTCCTCCACCACCATATTCCATGTCTCTTCCAACACAGTCTTTTGGATTCTTCTgcaatgacacacaataaagcACTTGCTGATCTTAGAAGTAACTGTTTAGGGGTCAAGGGTGGCTCAGAATGTGCTTCATATAATAAGTGTATAAATTAGAATAATGATAAAATGTATGGCTGGTTACAGAGAAGCTAAGAGTGCTCTCAGGCTAGGAATGCTTTCAGACTACCCTATGTATAGGCTACTTGTGATGTGTTCAGATTCCAATTACACACCCCTTACAGTTGTAAGAGACTCGATCATGGTACCCGAGGGTACGCAGTCACCAAGTCAGGTAGGGTATTATTGACCGTGAATAATTGCGTATGAAAACTTTAATAACTTTATAATTGTAGGCTATGATAACAGGATACTTGGTTTACAACAAACTTGATCAGTCTGCGAGAAATACGCTCTATTGAATCAATTCACAAGTCAGTCATGAATCACTGAATGCTGCATTTaggagataactccaagtttttgACTATTTGTAGAAATACTTGAAAGCTTATCAAGGCCTTCATTCAACATTACATtatattgcaatatatatatactagtaccctgacaatTCAACtggatgtaataaatatatgtacaattgTTCCAAAATGCTAGAAAGCAATCTATAAGCGCAGGTGTTGGAGTGGCAGTTCAGCAAGTTGAATGTTGTTGCTTGGAGTATAGTTGTTTGATAGAATGTGTTCCCAACCTCCAAGCAGGGGGTGTTGGACAGATGAATGGACATGGTTTTCATTacagaaaatattttctcaCATGTAGTTATTTAGGACTTGCATGGGGAGTTTAAAAGCCCCTTAAACATTGATATTTATGGTGATATTATCATTTCATGGTACAATTAGTGTTTTAGGAGTATATAAGCAATTAGGAGATATAGTTACAGGCTACGAGCTGAGTTTCTTAAAACGCTTCTCATTGAAACTTTAATTGCAGTGGTAGAAACAAAACCGTGCACTAGTTTCAGGTTACAATATAGAAATGCACATTTCTAGGATGctacttttaaaatttatgctTTTACAAGAGTAATGTGGTCTCGCGCTAATGTCAAGGTCATGAAACAGATTAGAGCAAATACCAACTCTTTACAGATAGTAACAGCTGTCAATTAGCCTTTAGAGTTGTGTCCTTTAGTTTTAAATCTGCCGATGGTCTGCTCATCTAACTTCGTTGCttatttttactaacaattttgtgcaatattttgtACTTCATATACGTATATTGTACGTATATGAAGTACAATATACGTATATGAAGTACAATATACGTATATTGTACGTATAATTTGTGTCAACAACAAAAACCTAGATTTGCTCTCTGTAGTCTTAGCGCATATTAGTACAACCGTTACTAAAGATGGAGTATCTCTAAGCCATTTTCGCTCTCTTGGTGATCAAATGTTGGTTTAAAGGCTTCATTGTAATGGTATCCACCTTACTCTTTTAAGAATTTAGACAAGCTGTATAATAAGGTGGAAATTTTTATGTATCCTGTATTTGGTGGAGGCTATACCTAGGTAACCTGTATTCAGTGGAGGCTATACCTAGGTAACCTGTATTCAGTGGAGGCTATACCTAGGTAACCTGTATTCAGTGGAGGCTATACCTAAGTAACCTGTATTCAGTGGAGGCTATACCTAGGCAGCCTGTATTCAGTGAAGGCTATACCTAGGTAACCTGTATTCAGTGGAGGCTATACCTAGGTAACCTGTATTCAATGAAGGCTATACCTAGGTAACCTGTATTCAGTGGAGGCTATACCTAGGTAACCTGTATTCAGTGGAGGCTATACCAAGGTAACCTGTATTCAGTGGAGGCTATACCTAGGTAACCTGTATTCAGTGAAGGCTATACCTCGGTAACCTGTATTCAGTAAAGGCTATACCAAGGTAACCTGTATTCAGTGGAGGCTATACCTAGGTAACCTGTATTCAGTGGAGGCTATACCTAGGTAACCTGTATTCAGTGGAGGCTATACCTAGGTAACCTGTATTCAGTGAAGGCTATACCTAGGTAACCTGTATCTGGAGGTAAATAGATTAAGACACCCAGTATTTTGGAAATTAACAGGTCAAGATACTCATTATCTGGAGACTGATATATCCAGATATTCCAATTTAGGAGGCAGCTGTTGCCGtgtaatttttatttgaaagtaGATTTGTCCTAGTGTTCTGTACatatgacaaagtttgatatatTTGGAAGTACATTTGTACGTGTTTTTTGAAACAAATGCTTTTAGGCAGCTTTGATCTAGAAACAATTGTGGCTAGACACCCTTGAGCTAGAAGCAGGTGCGTTTAGGTAACCTGGATCTAGCAGAAGGTCCCTTCAGGCACCCTTGCTATAACAGTAGATATCTAGGGACCTGTGATCAAGAATCAAGTGTGTTCAGCAGACCTCTGTCTAGAAGCAGTGAGATATGAAAATATAGAAAAGGAGTCTATTGCTATATAATACCTTGTCACAAGCGTTGGTTCCAGCTTGTCCAACAATAATGTACAACTGCTCTCCCTTCACCAGTTGTAGTCGAATGTGCAGACGAGATGGCCATATACTTAGAGGAGTAGCAAGGTTCCAATACTCGGTATATCCTCTCAGTATACCCGGTGTTGTTTTAGTCTCAGTTCCAAAGCCTCCGGTTGCACCATAAAGAATTATGCTGCAAACCAGCCAGATAAACTTGCAATGCGTTTTTATGTTTGTcttgttttattgtttgtttttaaaagtttgtctCGTGATAAATTAGCAACAATAACATTACTAATCTATATGCTGTATAAATTTCAATgattgtctatctgtctgtttgtttttCCACGTGTCCAGTTATggcaataaagttttaagaatgaaaaatcCTCTGcacactagatttgaactcaaaaccaCCAGTTTCACAGACAGGCATTTATTCAATGCAGTACACCGTCCACTagctatactatggaataaattgggTACATACTTAGTACACATTCTAATCCTTCACGGCCTCACACTTAATACAGCAGCTAGCGTTAGGCGGGAAGCCATATTAGAAGAAAAGTGCATGGTCATAAGGGAAAAAATGCACATGGCCAACATAACTATTGCAATCAATATAGAGCTGTAGTAGGCACAGCAGCCGGTACAGTATGAactacacagaaataaacaaaagaccttcatttaaaagttacaatggtaaacgttgtatatgttgattacaaataagttttctgtgcaaaaacctttttattacccatgcaacaccgGACATTCAGCTAGTAATAACATCACTATGAATAGCGCATTTAGTCTAGGATCAAGAGCTATTAAAGGTGGTAAGGTGTATGGACTTGGTGTTGGAGGTGAAGAGCATGTGGAACGCAAATGCTGAAATAGCTGCCATAGTGATTTCGCTTTAGGTGCTAAAAATTATCTCTACTCTGTTTAGCCCCAAAAAAAGTGACAGAATGCAACAGACTAAGGAAAGCTCTATTATCTCAGCCTAGTGGCAAATGGTAGAGAAACTAGGAGTTGTGGTCTAATGGATACCACCACTAgtaatattactagtaataaCTGCCTGTGCATTGTATATGACTTTTGGAAACATGTTCCCAAGAGACTAGTAGTCAGTGTTCAGCAgcatacattattattattaataataatacaatttagTCAACAGTCTGGCTAGAATACTTTTTTGCCATTTTGTAGTCTGTTCATGAAGTAAGCTAAGTGCAACTAATTCCTGTACCAGCCATTCTGAATAAAATAGTGACAAATGTCAACAAATGTTATTTGAGTGGCTGATGGGTCAATGACATACAT includes:
- the LOC137399892 gene encoding leukocyte tyrosine kinase receptor-like → MDDLNMPGVQKWRVPKTNLYNIILYGATGGFGTETKTTPGILRGYTEYWNLATPLSIWPSRLHIRLQLVKGEQLYIIVGQAGTNACDKKNPKDCVGRDMEYGGGGGGGGASLVYLERNGTMILLAIAGGGGGMGRIDQTGPEDLEALMAVDCDNSSCPEYPIRPGIGGSLQVNPSWTPLQQDAQHLNLLRKNNTSFLGGQGCEKYNKYFNTPGGFGGGGGGCTAGGGGGGYQGGSASKDDSSVSAGSQGTSFWNSRLIEYQALKQRDPFNPKYPQGFVEVTEQPPPCGCNDRPCQWLDGSYSDYQCLCNSKWVPKHHLYKCETPSILPQSSKSRPAIIIVSVTSGAIALVLSFCLVYAIRQLKKTGDYRYKHQFSENHPQLKMDVNPTYAAYDGLPDALPEERITMIRHLGEGRFSTVFEARLALTDSWNSPEMTVAIKKPKDNSPQTRAEFLQEAKTINSFNHPNIIKIIGVCELSNGIIGIAMDVLRGGDLLTFLKENRPNEQTSTPALLFGDLIKIASQIVSACKYLEESKYIHRDIAARNVLLTEKGPDRVAKISDFGLSRDIYHEDYCPSSSKPVPIKWYPPEAIIEHKHTSKSDVWSYGVLLWEIFSYGEQPYTGMDLGEVATKVKYGYKMNPPETCPEPIGQLMNRCWMYHPTDRPDFILVHLQLSRLLENEALMSSPIGLMKHERLPSVTSSASSGFEELPDSPSCLSMKPLLDGDCSGI